In Pedobacter heparinus DSM 2366, the following are encoded in one genomic region:
- a CDS encoding MauE/DoxX family redox-associated membrane protein, which yields MIKIRMARVISIEIITALFVLLWFYTGLNKILDYNNFKSQLEKSPFVEYFASLISWTLPAGEVFIGAMLVYKRTRLLGLYASFTLMLFLTGYIWMMLRYAYDLPCSCGGVLAQLSWDDHLWFNSVFVLLSVIAIIFETETLFIPKRKEVVF from the coding sequence ATGATCAAAATCAGGATGGCGAGGGTAATATCTATTGAGATTATAACTGCGCTTTTTGTGTTGCTTTGGTTCTATACCGGATTAAATAAGATACTTGATTATAACAACTTTAAGTCTCAATTGGAGAAATCACCTTTTGTTGAATACTTCGCTTCATTAATCAGTTGGACACTACCTGCAGGGGAAGTATTCATTGGAGCGATGCTGGTTTACAAAAGAACTAGGTTACTTGGTTTATACGCATCTTTTACCTTAATGCTATTCCTTACGGGGTATATATGGATGATGTTACGATATGCTTACGATTTGCCCTGTAGCTGCGGGGGCGTACTGGCCCAACTTTCTTGGGATGATCATTTATGGTTTAACAGCGTTTTTGTCCTGCTGTCTGTTATTGCAATAATATTTGAAACTGAAACTTTATTCATTCCTAAAAGAAAGGAGGTTGTATTCTGA
- a CDS encoding helix-turn-helix domain-containing protein, with protein sequence MSGAVNNISQKLRALRKNRGWTQSDMAAQLDISVPAYSKIECAQTELTLSRLKLLATILKVKVCWLLDEEEAVLHQENEELKEKLRMSNIEVMGLQKRLLACFEQR encoded by the coding sequence ATGTCCGGAGCAGTAAATAACATCAGCCAAAAACTAAGGGCCTTGCGAAAAAATCGGGGCTGGACACAAAGCGATATGGCAGCGCAGCTGGACATTTCTGTTCCGGCCTATTCGAAGATAGAATGTGCACAGACGGAATTGACGTTGAGCCGCTTAAAACTGCTTGCTACTATACTGAAGGTAAAGGTTTGCTGGTTGCTTGACGAAGAAGAAGCTGTGTTGCACCAGGAGAATGAGGAGCTGAAAGAGAAACTGAGGATGAGCAATATAGAAGTGATGGGCTTGCAGAAAAGATTGCTGGCTTGTTTTGAACAAAGGTAA
- a CDS encoding KilA-N domain-containing protein yields MRANQRITVKGIEISIFQKNESDYISLTDMIKAKDGDFFISDWLRNRNTIEFLGIWEKVHNPNFNYGEFATINPCYP; encoded by the coding sequence ATGAGAGCAAACCAACGAATCACAGTAAAGGGGATAGAAATCTCTATCTTTCAGAAAAATGAGTCAGATTACATATCATTAACAGATATGATTAAAGCTAAGGACGGCGATTTCTTTATCTCGGATTGGCTAAGGAACAGAAATACCATTGAGTTTTTAGGTATTTGGGAAAAGGTTCATAATCCAAATTTTAATTATGGCGAATTCGCCACAATTAATCCCTGCTACCCTTAG
- a CDS encoding Crp/Fnr family transcriptional regulator translates to MNKRPFKLTEAQMTAWKQEVVDYLRSLLDNPLLLGKLSVVLMNSLRPHFKRKGYMLLQPDMLMTEAHYLRKGLIKLYSIDAQTGEEKIRFIWKAGSIVVLLEAFRERLVNEVLYIELIEDCELVSISNFCMDDIYEGHTVAYKLTEKIRAAEMARKDLQTEILQMVDKKQRYCVFKGKFPEFFVDGEWRLSNKEICSFTGITKSTLIDARLLCPDTPKNT, encoded by the coding sequence ATGAATAAAAGACCATTTAAATTAACCGAAGCTCAAATGACAGCCTGGAAACAGGAGGTAGTAGATTACTTACGCTCTTTATTGGACAACCCGCTTTTGCTGGGTAAGCTGTCTGTAGTACTGATGAATAGTTTAAGGCCGCATTTTAAACGGAAAGGCTATATGTTATTGCAGCCTGACATGTTGATGACCGAGGCCCATTACCTTAGAAAAGGCCTGATTAAACTGTATAGCATTGATGCACAAACAGGCGAAGAAAAAATCCGCTTTATATGGAAAGCCGGTAGCATTGTTGTTTTACTGGAAGCTTTTAGGGAACGCCTGGTAAACGAGGTATTGTATATAGAGCTGATAGAAGATTGTGAACTGGTAAGCATCAGCAATTTTTGCATGGACGATATTTATGAAGGACATACTGTTGCCTATAAACTGACCGAGAAAATAAGGGCAGCCGAAATGGCACGTAAGGATTTGCAAACAGAAATATTGCAGATGGTGGATAAGAAACAGCGCTACTGTGTGTTTAAGGGGAAATTTCCGGAATTTTTTGTTGACGGGGAATGGAGATTGAGCAATAAGGAGATCTGTAGTTTTACCGGTATTACTAAGAGCACATTGATTGATGCTAGATTGTTATGCCCGGATACGCCAAAAAATACCTGA
- a CDS encoding MauE/DoxX family redox-associated membrane protein, with amino-acid sequence MKKLNKRFWYLLLIDVIRYLFILLFLYAAFSKVWDFQKFKVQLGQSPILSDFTLLVALCIPAVEILIAIGLAFRRTLLPALWASYGLMIMFSLYIIVILKFSDRSVCHCGGVLEQMQWSEHLWFNVGFVGLGIVGLWLGFYRRFRNAGTSRHLEPQGEISCLGIVQEIPRRCASLGMTGCVKDDRFRHDDEVC; translated from the coding sequence ATGAAGAAGTTAAATAAAAGATTTTGGTACCTGCTGTTGATTGATGTGATCAGGTACTTATTTATCCTGCTGTTTTTATATGCAGCATTTAGCAAAGTTTGGGACTTTCAGAAGTTTAAAGTGCAGCTGGGGCAGTCGCCTATATTATCAGATTTTACTTTGCTGGTTGCCTTGTGTATCCCTGCGGTTGAGATTTTGATTGCTATAGGTTTGGCGTTTAGACGGACTTTGCTGCCGGCCCTTTGGGCCAGTTATGGCTTGATGATCATGTTTAGCTTGTACATCATAGTGATTTTGAAGTTCAGTGACAGGTCGGTTTGCCATTGTGGTGGTGTTTTAGAACAGATGCAATGGTCGGAACATTTATGGTTTAATGTAGGGTTTGTGGGGTTGGGGATAGTTGGGTTGTGGTTGGGGTTTTACCGCCGGTTTCGTAATGCTGGTACGTCACGTCATCTCGAACCGCAGGGAGAGATCTCTTGTTTAGGCATAGTTCAAGAGATCCCTCGTCGCTGCGCTTCCCTCGGCATGACGGGGTGTGTTAAGGACGACCGCTTTAGGCATGACGACGAGGTGTGTTAA
- a CDS encoding DUF6266 family protein, producing the protein MAKLKKGIFGPLSGKLGAIVGATWMGIPYIRQAPKQKTDPAPRSAARLANEEKMKFVNNLLVPFHPYVNIGFANLAIAKTALNAAYSRNFHQAVTGVYPNLGVDYTKMVISAGDLPGLNNPVMALTAPDVIGLTWAHNTDARAAFDDQLMLMLYCPALKLADGFIGGVKRIDERLVYRFLPALVGKTLEVYLGLTSLNRKKIADSVYLGRIVP; encoded by the coding sequence ATGGCAAAATTAAAGAAAGGGATTTTCGGCCCTTTATCCGGAAAACTGGGCGCAATAGTAGGGGCCACCTGGATGGGGATCCCCTACATCCGTCAGGCACCCAAACAAAAAACTGATCCTGCCCCGCGGTCGGCCGCCAGGCTTGCCAATGAGGAAAAGATGAAGTTTGTAAACAACCTGCTGGTGCCCTTCCATCCTTATGTAAATATCGGCTTTGCCAACCTTGCCATTGCCAAAACGGCTTTAAATGCAGCTTATTCGCGCAATTTTCATCAGGCAGTAACCGGTGTTTATCCCAATTTGGGGGTTGATTATACCAAAATGGTGATCAGTGCCGGGGATTTGCCGGGCTTAAATAATCCTGTGATGGCCTTAACCGCCCCCGATGTGATTGGCCTGACCTGGGCACACAACACCGATGCAAGGGCTGCCTTTGATGACCAGCTGATGCTGATGTTGTATTGCCCCGCACTGAAGCTGGCCGATGGCTTTATTGGTGGGGTTAAGCGCATAGATGAACGTTTGGTGTACCGGTTTTTACCGGCGCTGGTTGGTAAAACCCTGGAGGTTTATTTGGGGCTAACGTCTTTAAACCGCAAAAAAATAGCCGACAGCGTTTATTTAGGGAGGATTGTGCCATGA